One Pseudomonas fluorescens genomic region harbors:
- a CDS encoding BatD family protein translates to MTRFTALLLPLLICTASAQAAELSASVDRSRLNSGETVELILETDDVTQFGKPDLSALEPLFEVRGTRQVNQLNTLNGDNRATTRWIITLLPKENGSVVIPPLQLGEAQSQPITVQVIASDNREDKNGLDPVFIEASLDQTSVYVQAQAILTLRIYHSVSLYDDSSLSPLQIADARIEQLGDTRTYEKDINGLRHGVIEMRYAIYPQHSGLLTIAPQTFSATLVDTAPSQDASGPKPGKLMRVSSASIPLTVKPKPLTYPVDAPWLPARSLSLSESWSPEPDHTQVGDSLTRSLILKVEGLASSQLPALPATDVNGLRRYPDQPVLSNQSSDRGIVGSREEREALVPNRSGLIDLPTVDVVWWNTFEDHLEHSSLPARTLQVANNPSLQIDTPAGTLQPSTADNDTLWWWKLSTLILACTTLLGFGLWWRARWQPAIHRAAQTGPSPRTLMDDIKRASQANDPHATRQALDAWARQQPETLADMAARFVPLSDALDGLNGALYSETGQHWQGEDLWRAIRTIPAAERVQDPVGESGLPPLYPK, encoded by the coding sequence ATGACCCGCTTCACCGCTCTCTTGCTGCCCCTGCTGATCTGCACGGCCTCTGCTCAGGCGGCCGAGCTGTCGGCCAGCGTGGATCGCAGTCGCCTGAACTCCGGCGAGACGGTCGAGCTCATCCTCGAAACGGACGACGTCACCCAGTTCGGCAAACCTGACCTGTCGGCGCTGGAACCGCTGTTCGAGGTGCGCGGCACGCGCCAGGTCAACCAGCTCAACACCCTTAACGGCGACAACCGCGCGACCACGCGCTGGATCATCACTTTGCTGCCGAAAGAGAACGGCAGCGTGGTCATCCCGCCCTTGCAGTTGGGCGAAGCGCAGAGCCAGCCAATCACCGTGCAAGTCATCGCCAGTGACAACCGCGAAGACAAGAACGGCCTAGATCCAGTGTTCATCGAAGCCAGCCTCGATCAGACCAGCGTCTATGTGCAGGCCCAGGCCATTTTGACTCTGCGCATCTACCACTCGGTGTCGCTGTATGACGACAGCAGCCTGAGCCCGCTGCAAATCGCCGATGCGCGCATCGAACAGCTCGGCGACACGCGCACCTATGAAAAAGACATCAATGGCCTGCGCCACGGCGTGATCGAAATGCGCTACGCGATCTATCCGCAACACAGCGGCCTGCTGACGATCGCCCCGCAAACGTTCAGCGCCACGCTGGTCGATACGGCGCCGTCACAGGATGCCTCGGGGCCGAAGCCAGGCAAACTGATGCGTGTCAGCTCCGCGTCGATCCCGCTGACGGTGAAACCGAAACCGCTGACCTACCCGGTCGATGCACCATGGTTGCCGGCGCGCAGCCTCAGCCTCAGCGAAAGCTGGAGCCCGGAACCGGACCACACCCAGGTCGGCGACTCCCTGACCCGCAGCCTGATATTGAAAGTCGAAGGTCTGGCCAGCTCGCAATTGCCGGCCCTGCCCGCCACCGACGTCAACGGCCTGCGCCGTTACCCCGACCAACCGGTGCTGAGCAACCAGAGCAGCGATCGGGGCATCGTCGGCAGCCGCGAAGAACGCGAAGCGCTGGTGCCGAACCGCAGTGGTTTGATCGATCTGCCAACCGTCGACGTGGTCTGGTGGAACACCTTCGAAGACCACCTCGAACACAGCAGTCTGCCCGCGCGCACCCTGCAAGTGGCGAACAACCCGAGCCTGCAAATCGACACCCCGGCCGGCACCCTGCAACCAAGCACGGCAGACAACGACACCCTGTGGTGGTGGAAACTCAGCACCCTGATCCTCGCCTGCACCACCCTCCTCGGCTTCGGCCTCTGGTGGCGCGCGCGCTGGCAACCGGCGATCCACCGCGCCGCGCAAACCGGCCCGAGCCCACGCACGTTAATGGATGACATCAAACGCGCCAGCCAGGCCAACGACCCGCATGCCACGCGCCAGGCGTTGGATGCGTGGGCGCGGCAGCAACCGGAAACACTGGCGGACATGGCAGCGCGGTTCGTGCCGTTATCGGATGCGCTGGATGGGTTGAACGGCGCGCTGTATAGCGAGACCGGGCAGCATTGGCAGGGTGAGGATTTGTGGCGGGCGATTCGCACTATTCCTGCCGCCGAGCGCGTGCAGGATCCCGTGGGTGAGAGTGGCTTGCCGCCGCTTTATCCTAAGTAA
- a CDS encoding vWA domain-containing protein translates to MIALWPHWFRPWWLLLLPLLGWLIWQLWHRQKRAGRWQMILPPAFHAALLSGGSGRQSKLPWIALGVAWLLTILALLGPSWERVEQTSQKPADPLVVVLELTPEMLATDSPPTRLEQARRKLFDLLQARSDAQTAIVVYAGSAHTLVPLSDDLATSRNLLDALKPSLMPESGHRADLAVSKALALLKQGALGQGRILLIGSSLNEEERRGIRRALNGESTQLLMLGIGTAEGAPIAQEDGSFLKDEQGAIRVPQLDSPGLATFLNSVGGEYHPARLDEGDLGALGLLNGPRSLRDDGQTVRLDTWADQGYWLLLPLLLLAACAGRRGWLFCLPLLWCLPQPSYAFDFEDLWLRPDQQGLHLLKQKRPAEAAQHFEDHQWQGVALYEAGDYSGAAQRFAEGSDARAHYNRGNALAKSGELEAAIDAYEQALELQPDLRPAQTNKALVENLLKQKNAPPPPEPDNQPNEESLRGDEPSPTTAPPPAVSSETQSEAQATESASEPPPTAPPLPGPNEVPGSTEEEETDTVPTLRPSENNLEGEQRQALEQWLGKIPDDPGELLRRKFWYEQQQHQDQENTR, encoded by the coding sequence ATGATCGCGCTCTGGCCGCACTGGTTCCGCCCTTGGTGGCTGTTGCTGTTGCCGCTGCTCGGCTGGCTGATCTGGCAACTCTGGCACCGACAGAAACGCGCCGGTCGCTGGCAGATGATTCTGCCGCCAGCATTTCACGCTGCGCTGCTCAGTGGCGGCAGTGGGCGCCAGAGCAAACTGCCGTGGATCGCCCTCGGCGTGGCTTGGCTGCTGACCATCCTGGCCTTGCTCGGGCCGAGCTGGGAACGCGTCGAACAGACCAGCCAAAAACCCGCCGATCCGCTGGTTGTCGTGCTCGAACTGACCCCGGAGATGCTCGCCACCGACTCGCCACCGACACGGCTCGAACAGGCGCGACGCAAGCTGTTCGATCTGTTGCAGGCGCGCAGCGACGCGCAGACCGCCATCGTCGTATATGCCGGCAGCGCGCACACGCTGGTGCCGCTGTCGGATGACCTGGCGACCAGTCGCAACCTGCTCGACGCGCTCAAGCCGTCACTGATGCCGGAAAGCGGTCACCGCGCCGACCTGGCCGTGAGCAAAGCGTTGGCGTTGCTCAAGCAAGGCGCGCTGGGTCAGGGACGGATTCTGTTGATCGGCTCGTCGCTCAATGAAGAAGAACGGCGCGGTATTCGCCGCGCTCTGAATGGCGAGTCGACGCAACTGCTGATGCTCGGCATCGGCACCGCTGAAGGTGCGCCGATTGCCCAGGAGGACGGCAGCTTCCTCAAGGACGAGCAAGGCGCGATCCGTGTGCCGCAACTTGACAGCCCCGGTCTGGCGACTTTCCTCAACAGCGTCGGCGGCGAGTACCATCCGGCGCGTCTCGACGAAGGCGATCTCGGCGCCCTTGGTCTGCTCAATGGCCCGCGCAGCCTGCGCGACGACGGCCAGACCGTGCGCCTCGACACCTGGGCCGATCAGGGTTATTGGCTGCTGTTGCCGCTGCTGTTGCTGGCCGCTTGTGCCGGACGCCGTGGTTGGCTGTTCTGTCTGCCGCTGCTGTGGTGCCTGCCGCAACCGAGCTACGCTTTCGATTTCGAAGACTTGTGGTTGCGCCCGGATCAGCAGGGTTTGCACCTGCTCAAGCAGAAACGCCCGGCCGAAGCCGCGCAGCATTTTGAAGATCATCAGTGGCAAGGGGTGGCGTTGTACGAGGCCGGCGACTACAGTGGCGCCGCCCAGCGTTTCGCCGAGGGCAGCGATGCCCGCGCCCACTACAATCGTGGCAACGCCCTGGCGAAAAGCGGTGAGCTGGAAGCGGCGATCGACGCCTATGAACAGGCTTTGGAGCTGCAACCGGATCTGCGCCCGGCGCAGACCAACAAGGCGCTGGTGGAAAACCTGCTGAAGCAGAAAAACGCCCCGCCGCCGCCCGAACCGGACAACCAGCCAAACGAAGAAAGTCTGCGCGGCGATGAGCCTTCGCCTACCACCGCGCCCCCGCCGGCGGTGAGCAGCGAAACCCAGAGCGAGGCGCAAGCGACCGAGTCGGCCAGCGAACCGCCGCCAACCGCCCCGCCGCTGCCAGGCCCCAACGAGGTACCGGGCAGCACCGAGGAAGAAGAAACCGACACCGTGCCGACGCTGCGCCCGAGCGAGAACAATCTCGAGGGCGAACAGCGTCAGGCGCTGGAGCAATGGCTGGGGAAGATTCCGGACGATCCGGGCGAACTGCTGCGCCGCAAATTCTGGTACGAACAGCAACAACATCAGGATCAGGAAAACACTCGATGA